One genomic region from Spirulina subsalsa PCC 9445 encodes:
- the ntcA gene encoding global nitrogen regulator NtcA: MDFSVFENQPLASVFRQVGSGSFPPVVETCERGKTIFFPGDPAERVYFLMKGAVKLSRVYEAGEEITVALLRENSVFGVLSLITGQKSDRFYHAVAFTPVEMLSAPIDQVEQALKENPDLAMVMLKGLSSRILQTEMMIETLAHRDMGSRLVSFLLILCRDFGVPTPNGIRIDLKLSHQAIAEAIGSTRVTVTRLLGDLRQEDMISIHKKKITVHNPVALSQQFT; encoded by the coding sequence ATGGATTTTTCCGTATTTGAAAATCAACCTTTAGCTTCGGTGTTTCGTCAAGTGGGAAGTGGTTCATTTCCGCCCGTTGTCGAAACCTGTGAACGCGGAAAAACGATCTTTTTCCCCGGAGATCCCGCCGAACGAGTTTATTTTTTAATGAAAGGCGCAGTGAAGCTGTCGCGAGTCTATGAGGCCGGGGAAGAGATTACCGTGGCCTTGTTGCGGGAAAATAGTGTGTTTGGTGTTTTGTCTCTCATTACCGGACAAAAATCCGATCGTTTTTACCATGCCGTCGCCTTTACCCCTGTAGAGATGCTCTCCGCGCCGATTGATCAGGTGGAACAGGCCTTAAAAGAAAATCCAGATTTAGCAATGGTTATGTTAAAAGGGCTATCTTCGCGGATTTTACAAACGGAGATGATGATTGAAACCCTCGCCCATCGGGATATGGGTTCTCGTTTGGTCAGTTTTCTGCTCATTCTCTGTCGGGATTTCGGTGTGCCGACTCCTAACGGGATTCGCATTGACCTGAAGTTGTCCCATCAAGCCATTGCCGAAGCCATCGGGTCTACTCGGGTGACGGTGACTCGCTTGTTGGGGGATTTGCGTCAAGAAGATATGATCTCAATCCACAAGAAAAAGATCACCGTGCATAATCCAGTAGCCCTCAGTCAACAGTTTACGTGA